The Helicoverpa armigera isolate CAAS_96S chromosome 5, ASM3070526v1, whole genome shotgun sequence sequence cagaccggaatcggctcctcttattatttgaCACCAAGCGCCTTctagcattcttaatgacaaaaccggtgcacatgcaaaaataaaccttactacaattACTAaggtactcgattttcaacgtgttaagaatttggtCTCCACTCCGAGCCAGTCTGTCTGAAAAGATCCTTAGAATATCGTATAACGCAACGTATTCCACTCATCAAAACTTTTTGAAACATACATAAAGCAATTAAAACCAGGTTTGTCATAGGTACAATTGAAACTCCCACAATTCCAACTGGTACCTATAAATCCCGACCAACACTGACAAATTTCCTGGGCAAAAGCAAGTTTGCTATATTATTTGCGGAGTGTAGACTCACCTTGATCCTGTTTCGCCTGGAGGCGCGCAGGATGATGCCGTCGTTCTCGATGTAGTCGGGCACCTCCTTGCGGTTGGAGAAGTTGAACACGACCGAGGTGCAGGAGGGCGCGGGcccgcgcgcgcgccgcgccgcgccgccgccgcgcgcccacgccgcgccgccgcccgcgctcTCCGGCTTCTTGTCCGCCGAGCCGCTCCACGCGCGCTCAATGCCCGCCGCGCCGATACGTGACACACCTGGTTTGGAGTCTACTGGACGCTCAGAGATCCCGTGGCCGTTCACAAGCGGCGAGACGACCGACTCCGACACATCTTTAGGCTTTGGCTCCGGGCTGGGGCTGCGCTCCACCGAGAGCGGTGCGGGCGGGGTCGGCGAGCGGACTGCCTCGACCGGCGACCGCGGGATCGGTTCTACCAGAGCTGCGGGTGGAGGTTCTCTTCTTTCAGATCGACCGGGCGAATTTATTTCGCACTCAGCCGCCGGCGTCGGGGAGGGAGACGCAAGTCTTGTGGCCTGGTCGGAATTCTTTTCATCTGCCTCTTCGACAGGTTCATCGGCGGTGGAGTCGGTGGCACGTGCCGGCATGGGGCGGATTACACCGACTCGTCGCGCTCGCCCCACTAGAACTTGATTGGTGGCCGCTAGTGGGGGCAAGTGTGAGGCCGCACGAGGAGCTTCGAATGCGTAGCGCACAGTGGAGCCGGCGCGAGCTATGCCATCCAGTGCGGCCCTGGACACTTGCCGCGAGCTGACGGCTTCTGGAGAACTCTCCGTCTCTTCATTAGTGATAGCTACCGGCACGGGAGACAAGGGTTCGGCCGGCGGCAATGGACTAGGTGTTCGGGGGCTTAGCGGTGGAGCGTCTGATGATTCGCGAGGTTCTGGTGTGGAAGTTCGTGGCCCTTCAAAACCTCGAAGAACTGCAGACACGCGAGCGGCAGGGGCAGCGCGGCGCGTCGGTGCACTTTCGAACTTTCGTAATGTCGAACGTACTACGTCTGGGGGAGGACGTTCAGTTTCGCGCAACAGAGGGGTGGGTCGTCGAGGGGGACGCGCCGAACGAGGTTGCGGTGGCGGGCGTGGCGCCAATGGCGGCGGTGGCGATGGCGACGGTGCCCGGGGCTCTTCCCGCGTGTCGAGGCGGCTCAGCGCGTCTACGGAGCGCGCACGCTTTACAGAGTCCCTACGGGCATTGGTAGGTAGAATAGCTGGCGGCACGGCTACGGAGGCAGGGCGCGGTGGGCGCAGGTTCGTgc is a genomic window containing:
- the LOC110382828 gene encoding uncharacterized protein LOC110382828 isoform X2 is translated as MSNGALPQWKRELLQRRAARSRPAQAPAQPPPPPPPPPHDEDDEELRYGPGIVKRLKSRYLSLALRDAPRRRPSVLRRAASLEHLLDERPPPAPAPRTNLRPPRPASVAVPPAILPTNARRDSVKRARSVDALSRLDTREEPRAPSPSPPPPLAPRPPPQPRSARPPRRPTPLLRETERPPPDVVRSTLRKFESAPTRRAAPAARVSAVLRGFEGPRTSTPEPRESSDAPPLSPRTPSPLPPAEPLSPVPVAITNEETESSPEAVSSRQVSRAALDGIARAGSTVRYAFEAPRAASHLPPLAATNQVLVGRARRVGVIRPMPARATDSTADEPVEEADEKNSDQATRLASPSPTPAAECEINSPGRSERREPPPAALVEPIPRSPVEAVRSPTPPAPLSVERSPSPEPKPKDVSESVVSPLVNGHGISERPVDSKPGVSRIGAAGIERAWSGSADKKPESAGGGAAWARGGGAARRARGPAPSCTSVVFNFSNRKEVPDYIENDGIILRASRRNRIKPGEPGVVVLRPEALARDSDSETEPDGGPPSPCAVRFVNDNVLIGGRSSMPARPNKDRIAKLKLQFDDSLTRTFEYPSETSLCEAAPGDAPQPAAAPQLAESPLHAPLAANTHISSAALSRYTPHKTAGAAFQLGVTRRAEGEAREAEEPAEAEAEAGDARPCGADARSWSEARTHATDLLF
- the LOC110382828 gene encoding uncharacterized protein LOC110382828 isoform X1 encodes the protein MMVETILESSQDFGMSNGALPQWKRELLQRRAARSRPAQAPAQPPPPPPPPPHDEDDEELRYGPGIVKRLKSRYLSLALRDAPRRRPSVLRRAASLEHLLDERPPPAPAPRTNLRPPRPASVAVPPAILPTNARRDSVKRARSVDALSRLDTREEPRAPSPSPPPPLAPRPPPQPRSARPPRRPTPLLRETERPPPDVVRSTLRKFESAPTRRAAPAARVSAVLRGFEGPRTSTPEPRESSDAPPLSPRTPSPLPPAEPLSPVPVAITNEETESSPEAVSSRQVSRAALDGIARAGSTVRYAFEAPRAASHLPPLAATNQVLVGRARRVGVIRPMPARATDSTADEPVEEADEKNSDQATRLASPSPTPAAECEINSPGRSERREPPPAALVEPIPRSPVEAVRSPTPPAPLSVERSPSPEPKPKDVSESVVSPLVNGHGISERPVDSKPGVSRIGAAGIERAWSGSADKKPESAGGGAAWARGGGAARRARGPAPSCTSVVFNFSNRKEVPDYIENDGIILRASRRNRIKPGEPGVVVLRPEALARDSDSETEPDGGPPSPCAVRFVNDNVLIGGRSSMPARPNKDRIAKLKLQFDDSLTRTFEYPSETSLCEAAPGDAPQPAAAPQLAESPLHAPLAANTHISSAALSRYTPHKTAGAAFQLGVTRRAEGEAREAEEPAEAEAEAGDARPCGADARSWSEARTHATDLLF